The genomic DNA TTCTTGGAGTTACGCTTTACACTACCTGGATCCCACGATCCTTTCACATCTCCGATCATGGTTGCCGTATCAATGTAACTAAATCTGAGCTCCACCCAACATGCATGTGTGCCGTCGAGCGCAGCTATCATGATGCCAACTAGAAAATAAGGTAGTTGATCACATGGATCATCAATTGGTTCATAGCATGCAAGCTGAAAGATTGAATTTGAGAAGTAAATGAGGCTTCCCCAAAAGCATGCACCTAACTGAAACCGATCCATCCTCTTCGAGAGGGCGTCGATGGAGGCATACTACGGGTTGCCAACGGTGAGAACGGGTAGAGCCATGGCACTCTCAAATTCAGCAGCGTTTGGATCTAATTTTGGGAAAAAATTTGGTGGATTCCGAAGAACAAGACTCTAATTACCAATTGCTATGATCCTAGACCTCCAAATCACGGTATGAAGAGAACTTAAGTATTCTGGGTACAAATTTGGAGCAGAATCGAAGAGATTGGGTAGGGAATAGCAAGGACTAGAGATAAGGATCAAGAACAGCAAGACAATAGAGGGGCAGTCTTGAGGAGAAAGTTGACGTCGCTATCATGTTCGATGATCTTAAGTCCATGATATGTCTTTATGTATTGCTGCCTCTGCCTACTTCCGGTCCATAAACCGGCCCATTCACCTGGCGAGCCCACACATCGGCCCACCGGATAGCCACTGATAGCCTAGGTCGTGACACTATCCAAACAGGTTGGAAATGTGAGTTCGGCGCAAGCAAGCAGGTGACGCTTTGCATCAACAAAAGACCATCACACGAGATGGGATTAACAAGTGCAAACCATGAAACAGCTAGTGCCAAAATGACGAGTTTGGAGATAGACTAAACAAGCAAAGAGTAGCTCGGTTAATGTGACGTGCTATCAGATTTGTCATTTGTGACACCCATAGCCATAATTGGGACCCCGTGGCTTGCGTAGGCTGCAATGGCGGTCCAAATCCCGGCTATTAGGGCCGGTGGCGGTTGGAGGAGATGGATGCCAAGGGAACGGATGGAGGATAGCGGGGAAGGCGGCAAGTAGGACAAGCAGGATGCCGGGACATGGCGCTCTAGGGTCGGCGGGCTATTCTCGTTCAAAATATAGCGCCAACCATCAACTGGATTAGCATTCCAACGACCCGCGCGTACAGTCACCAGCAGGCATGAAGATCACCGTGCACTCGTCCAAGGCCGTCCGGCCCGCCTACGGCGCCGGCCGCGTCCcgttcgcggcggcgggcgccgtcCCGCTCACGGTGTTCGACAAGGCCAGCTTCGACCAGTACATCTCCGGCATAAGCTTCTTCcgcccgccggccccgccgaaCGCCGCCCTCGAGGCGGGGCTGGCCAGGGCGCTCGCCGAGTACCGCGAgtgggccggccggctcggCGCGGACGCCCGGGGCGCCCGCGCGATCCTGCTCGACGACGCGGGCGCGCGGTTCGTCGAGGCGACGGCCgacgtcgcgctcgccgccgtcatgccggcgctggaggagccggcgcccgcggcggcggggctgcacCCGAGCGcccccggcgacggcggggaGCTGCTGATGGTCCAGGTCACGCAGTTCGCGTGCGGGTCGCTCGCCGTCGGCCACACCATGAGCCACGTCGTGGCCGACGGGCGGGCCGCCTGCAACTTCCTGCTCGCGTGGGGCCAGGCCACCCGCGGGGTCCCCGTAGACCCGGCGCCGGTGCACGACCGGGCGTCGCTCTTCCTGCCCCGGGACCCGCCGCGGGTCGAGTTCGAGCACCGCGGCGTCGAGTTcagcccgccccgccgccctcaCCCTCGCGGCAGGAGCAGCGACGCCGATGACGTGGTGGTCGTGCACCGGGCGCACTTCAGCCGGGAGCTGGTCTCCGAGCTCAGGTCGCGGGCGTCGGCACGGGCGCCGCGGCCCTACGGCACGACGCTGTGCCTGGTGGCGCACCTGTGGCGGTGCATCACGAGGGCGCGCGGGCTCGACGGGGGCGCGGTCACCGCGCTGCGCGTCGCCGTGAACGGGCGGGCGCGGATGACCAGCGCCCCGCGGGTGCCCGAGGGGTACACGGGCAACGTCGTGCTCTGggcgcgcccggccgccgcggcgcgggagcTGGTGGACGGGCCGCTGTGGCGCGCCGCGGAGCTCGTGGCCCGGGCGGTGGCCCGCGTCGACGACGGCTACTTCCGGTCGTTCGTCGACTTCGCGTGCTCCGGGGCGGTGGAGCGGGAGGGGCTGGTCCCGACGGCCGACGCCGCGGAGAAGGTGCTCAGCCCGGACGTCGAGGTGGACAGCCTGCTGCACGCCGCGTTCTGCGACCTGGacttcggcggcggccggcccttcTTCTTCATGCCCGGCTACCTGCCGGACGAGGGCTCCGTCTTCCTCGTGCGGTCTTTCTCCGGTGACGGGGGCGTCAGCGCCTACGTGCCCCTCTTCAGCCGCGCCATGGAAAGCTTCAAGAGATGCTGCTACTCGCTGGGAACCGTGGACGCACGTCTTTAGAATTTAGATCCATGTCTGCTCTCTTTGGCCTTTGCTCGTGCTTGTTGTAATCCAATATCTGCCCTCTTGAACTAATTCAAAACCTTTGCAAATAGAATGATGCATGCTAAAATGTCTCACATATTTCATGCAGCTTCGGTCGAGTGACTTATCCTTCAATCATGAATCACCTTCTTTCTTTTGCGCATGACAACGGTGACGCTGTTCactgttttttattttatttcctttttttccccatCTCTGGACTTATCCTTCAATCATGAATCCACCAAAGCTCTACCATTTTTGATGGTGCAAATTTAGTCTGGAAAACATGGGCACCGTTAAAGATTAAGTTGTTTCTCTGGCTTCCCTTTAAGGGATGCCTCTGAACTGCAGAGCGACGACGGCGCCACGGCCTTGTAGCTGCCGCAGCATGCCACCTCTGTAATCTGTTCGTCTCTTGCACATTCACCTCGCAGGTTTGGGAGACGATTTGGGGGAACAACTCCATTCAAGATCACTGGAGACACGTACGGCTTTAGTTTCCGGCAAGTGTTCGGGAAGGCGCGGGTACACTCTTTGTGTAGGTAAAAGAGCGGAATGGCCGCCTGTTCCGAGGTAACTCACGAGAGACACGCACATGGCTTTAGTTTCCGGCAAGCGCGGTTATAC from Panicum virgatum strain AP13 chromosome 7N, P.virgatum_v5, whole genome shotgun sequence includes the following:
- the LOC120683671 gene encoding agmatine coumaroyltransferase-2-like, translated to MKITVHSSKAVRPAYGAGRVPFAAAGAVPLTVFDKASFDQYISGISFFRPPAPPNAALEAGLARALAEYREWAGRLGADARGARAILLDDAGARFVEATADVALAAVMPALEEPAPAAAGLHPSAPGDGGELLMVQVTQFACGSLAVGHTMSHVVADGRAACNFLLAWGQATRGVPVDPAPVHDRASLFLPRDPPRVEFEHRGVEFSPPRRPHPRGRSSDADDVVVVHRAHFSRELVSELRSRASARAPRPYGTTLCLVAHLWRCITRARGLDGGAVTALRVAVNGRARMTSAPRVPEGYTGNVVLWARPAAAARELVDGPLWRAAELVARAVARVDDGYFRSFVDFACSGAVEREGLVPTADAAEKVLSPDVEVDSLLHAAFCDLDFGGGRPFFFMPGYLPDEGSVFLVRSFSGDGGVSAYVPLFSRAMESFKRCCYSLGTVDARL